One stretch of Anaerolineales bacterium DNA includes these proteins:
- a CDS encoding thiamine diphosphokinase yields MHRVFIFANGKMEQAPPIINELRPSDLVIAADGGTHHCRALGILPQVIIGDLDSLKPDDVSYYHSAGTEIKQFPAHKDETDLELALWLAIERGISQVNIIGGMGARWDMTIANVMLAAHPKFSGLSISLLDGNQALHVIHGESRSTFADRVGSTLSLIPLAGDAQGITTHGLEYPLVDETLKIGSPRGVSNVIIENPAWIYLRQGTLCCCLSMGEND; encoded by the coding sequence ATGCACCGAGTATTCATATTCGCCAATGGGAAGATGGAGCAAGCGCCTCCAATCATCAATGAGCTCCGTCCTTCCGATCTGGTCATTGCGGCTGATGGGGGTACACACCATTGCCGTGCTCTGGGAATCTTACCCCAGGTCATCATCGGTGATCTCGATTCGCTCAAACCAGATGATGTTTCCTATTATCACTCAGCAGGCACGGAGATCAAACAATTTCCGGCTCACAAGGATGAAACCGATCTGGAGCTCGCCTTGTGGCTGGCTATCGAGCGAGGAATCAGCCAGGTGAACATAATTGGGGGGATGGGTGCCCGTTGGGATATGACCATCGCCAATGTTATGTTGGCTGCTCATCCGAAATTCTCAGGCCTATCCATCAGCTTGCTGGATGGAAATCAAGCGTTGCACGTCATACATGGTGAAAGCCGATCGACTTTCGCTGATCGAGTCGGAAGTACATTATCACTGATTCCGCTCGCCGGTGATGCCCAAGGAATCACCACACATGGCCTGGAATATCCCCTGGTGGACGAAACCCTTAAAATCGGTTCCCCACGCGGTGTCAGTAACGTTATTATCGAAAATCCTGCCTGGATCTATCTCCGGCAAGGAACACTTTGTTGTTGTTTATCAATGGGCGAGAACGATTAA